From the genome of Anopheles moucheti chromosome 3, idAnoMoucSN_F20_07, whole genome shotgun sequence, one region includes:
- the LOC128301376 gene encoding uncharacterized protein LOC128301376: METAPRKSAAKIKRNSNETSADSSSAHRPQNIKVLFNAFQKYGAQNPEEISKVLQNLPCLDEYVNDFATMSEERVLTKMQNSPEFAQCASWSEVMDSVGFRDTCNNELPLALRTIAYTEKFPKPENANGVDFHLLYLNLANMMMGQPIMLMNHNTQKVLKQVYEETVLQTSQSDQKEEIAILHETLKTMRKPVPSVDDPRTMTDMRLFFADPNINPFRLPIERICSNHL, translated from the exons ATGGAAACAGCTCCAAGGAAAAGTGCAGccaaaattaaaagaaattccAACGAAACATCAGCCGACTCAAGTTCCGCTCATAGACCACAAAATATAAAAGTGTTGTTTAACGCGTTTCAAAAGTATGGTGCTCAAAACCCAGAAGAAATATCAAAGGTACTGCAGAATCTGCCTTGTCTGGATGAATATGTGAACGATTTTGCCACCATGAGTGAGGAGCGTGTGCTGACCAAGATGCAAAACAGTCCCGAATTTGCGCAGTGTGCGTCGTGGAGCGAGGTTATGGACTCCGTCGGATTCCGTGACACATGCAACAATGAGCTCCCTTTGGCGTTGCGTACCATCGCATACACGGAAAAGTTTCCTAAACCGGAAAATGCAAACGGTGTTGACTTTCACCTGCTGTACCTGAACCTGGCGAACATGATGATGGGACAACCGATAATGCTAATGAATCACAACACGCAGAAAGTGCTGAAACAAGTGTACGAG GAAACTGTTTTACAAACATCACAGTCGgaccaaaaagaagaaattgcCATACTGCACGAAACACTGAAAACGATGCGAAAGCCAGTACCGTCCGTCGATGATCCGAGAACAATGACCGACATGAGGCTTTTCTTTGCCGATCCCAACATAAA